In the genome of Cervus elaphus chromosome 5, mCerEla1.1, whole genome shotgun sequence, the window aaataaaaaataaaatattaaaaaaccaaaacagcaaattaccaaacaaataagcaaatcaaaatataaaacttcaTAGGTAGGGGAGtgtaaaaaaaagattaagtgtCAGGGACAGCTGTCCAACACTTGAGCTCTCTCTTCCagaccctctccctccctcttctttgAATCCTACACTTTCCAGTTCCAAATAACCAGTCCACACAAAGTTTCAAATATTCGTCCTTTTCCTACTCCCTGATAggtcagcaggtaaagaatctgcctgccatgcaggacacacaggagacgtgggttcgatccctgggttggggataacgccctggagaaggaaatggcaacccactccggtattcttgccggggaaatcccatggacagaggagcctgccaggctaccgTCCaatgggtcgtaaagagtcacacatgactaagTGGCTAAGCACAAGTTACACATTACTCCAATGAGGAAGCTGAaaattatagtaataataattacaGTGAATTTCAGAAGAAGGCAGGATCTTCAGGGTCAGAGCTTCTTCAGCCACGTGCTTCTATCCCTCTTCAAGTTCTCCCCATACTTCTGAAgactctcctctccttcctttcttcaaaatgCCCAGGCAGGGGGGTTTGTGGGTCAAGGGTCtgctggaggctgggggaggtgggCGGCTAGACGGTGATGTTCTGCTTCATCTCACACACCCAGCGTTTCACTTGCTGGCAGAAATCGTCATTCCAGCGCCCATCCCGTTGGATCTCTGCACAGTCCTCGCTGCCCCCCAGCTCGTGCCCCCGCCAGTCATCGGGCTGACTGGCAGCCCAGTTCCTAGGGCAGGACAGAGCTCTGCTCTAGATGGCCCCCTCATCCCAGCAACCCTCACCCCCCATCTCAGAAATGCATGGTTTTGTGGGGTTTGGGGAGTTGTGGCGGCAGTCTTGGGAGCTGAGAATCAGGGTGAGGGGGGCAATGGTGGGAGGAGTTGGTCCCTGAGGGAGGAGTGGCAGTGTACTGGGGGCAGAGACCAGATGGCCATCCCCAAGACAAATTAATGGGGAGAGACAAGGAGAAGCCACTTACTTGTAGCTGTGCCTGTAGTCTGTGTCGTCCACCCATTTCCAGAAGCCATCGCTGTCGGTGAGACCTATCCAGGCTCTAAAGGGGTTCGTGTGTTGTACAATGAACTTCTGGAAAACAGGTGGAGGGAAGTTTCTAGTCCCCTGTGCCTCCATGCAGGCCTTAGCTGTggctccctcaccccacccctcagtCTGATCTGTCCCCACCTCGAAGCAACAGCTCCCAATATAAGTTCCTGGCTTTTTCTTCTGTAACCATATCTATTATTTAGTGAACATTTACTGGGCTAAACCTTGcactaattgctttacaaggattattttatttcatccccAAAAAGCTCTGTAAATTGGACACCCTAATGATTCGCACTTTTCATGCGAGATTAAGGAACTGAGGGTATCTGTGGAGCCCAGGGTATCAACCCAGTGCCTGAGCTGGTGACCCTTGTCCCTTGACCTGGCCTCCCACTTCATTCCTAACTCACGGCTGCTAGACCTCTATTCTAGTCTTCTCCCTGTCTTCTGCCCACAGCCTCAAACTCTTGGATCCTGACCCCTGCCACCCCCAGGGTGACCCAATGACCCAGTAAAGATCTGAGTTTCACTTGCCTCTCAGGTACATTTATGTGCTCCTACTTCTACatacgggtttccctggtggctcagatggtaaagaatctccctacaatgcgggagacctgggttcaatcccagtcttggaaagatcccctggagaaggcaacagctacccacttcagtattcttgcctggaaaattccatggacagaaaagcatggcaggctacagtccacagatttgcaaagagtcagacacaactgaacagcactcactttcacttcacttctacatGCAGCTGTCGTTTCTGTTGTTCTCCAGGCCCTACAGCTTCCAAGCTTGGACCCACTGCCCAGAGCTCTGCTATGACTTGGCTACAGGGGCTCTGGCAGTCTGGCTGAAAATAAGCAGACGCCCTATATGTGAGGGGCAGCCAAGCTGTCCAGTTGGCTGGACAAAAGTGGTCTTTGAGATAGCTTCCCAGGATCCATGCAGACCTCCTAAGAGGAAGTGGCTTTCTCTTAAGAGAGATGGTCTTTCTGAGGCCTTAAGCCTCAGAGGGTTTGGGAGGGCAGTAGCATAGGGTGTGGTCACCTTGTTTTATGAAGGAAACAGAGGGGGTAGGTTCACCAACGTGCATATGTAGCAGTTTCCTTTGATAGCATATGAAGGGTCTCCAACTGCATCTGGAGGAAATTTTCCTAATTCCACTCTCCCTTCCTAGACACCTAACTAAAACTGCAGTTAGTCACCTCATCTGAAGGCAGATACAGTAGCATTCTTGaattctgggctttcctggtagctcagatggtaaagcatctgcctacaatgtgggagaccggggttcaatccctgggtcgggaagatcccctggagatatgCTAGACACCTGTAAATAGGTCAATATCCTGTGCATGAAGGGACAGCTCTCAGGGGCTCCTAGGGCTATTCCCCAAATTCAGGAGGGTCAACGGAGCTGGAGGGAAAGTGCCTGGAGGCAAGATATTCTCTTTGCTGCTGCCCACCGTCCCAGTCCCCTCTTCCCATCACCACAAGAAGTTGAATAACTGAATGAACAATACAAAGCATCAATATCCAGCCCTCTGTGTTGaagactgagtgtgtgtgtgtgtgtgcatgtgtatgctcagtcatgtccaactcttggtgacctcatggtctgtagcccaccaggctcctctgtccatggaattttccaggcaagagtactagagtagggttgccatttcctactccagaagatcttcccaacccagggattgaacccacatctcctgcattgtcaggcagattctttaccactgcaccacctgggaaacccaggtgAAGACTGAGGGGAGGGATGAAGTAGTGTCAGATGATCAGAAAAGATAGTCCATGAGAACAAGTCTGCCCTATTCATGAGTAAGTAACAGGCAAGAAAGAATTCAGCCCATTCAAAGAAGGAGCATAGGGGAGTTTTATcatggaaactgaaaaaaaataaagaagatggaaaggaagaggaggaagaagaaaacactgTGATATCAAAAGGAGAGGTGAAAAATATACTTTGTAAAGAAAGCATGTTTCCAAACCTAAGAAGCTTTTGGAGAACAGCTTATATCCTCAGAAACATTAAAGAGGAGATGAACGACATAAAACTACAAAAGAAGAGATCAAAGAAGAAAGATAAcaatgataaataaaaagaagaaagtgaagagaaaattttgagctacattaaaaaaaaaaaaattcaacaaaaaatgaagtctgagaTACAAAAGACAGGCTTGAGAAAAGAgcccagaaaaaaaaggaaaagggagaaagaaggcgGTAAACAGTAACAAGATGATGGCTATGGAGGGTAGACAATGGAGATCATTTTGAATGGTGTGCTCCAGAGGAAAAGAGAACCAATGGGCAAGAAAAACTATTCAAATAAATGGCTTAAGAAAATCTTCCAAAACATATGAAAACCTAACTTTATGTGTCAAAAGAACTCTCCTAGCCTTAGAGCAAAAATATAGAGAATGTGCAACACTGAGATATATCTGAGATTaatgaaattcaaagaaaaactaTTTGCACACACACGTAAGGAATGTGGGAGAGATATGAATGAGGCATTATaaacttcaaagttgctaagagactagatctgaattgttctcaataaaaaagaaatgatgattgTGTGAGATGGTAAAGGTAAAAGCTAACACTACTTTATTCATCATATTgcagtatataaatatatcaaaccAGGGTGTCGTGCACATCAAACTTACAGTGTTACATGTCAAtgatatctcaatttttaaaaagagaaaagagtgagGTGTGTGAAGAAGTGTActggtttcctcatctttcaTATCAAAGTTATataaactcttattttttaaagtcaagaaGTTTCAGCCCATTATTTAAAGTTATGACAGTAATTACTAGTGTAGCTAAAAACAAGCCACATTTAGTCCAAAATAACACagtggagaaaacaaaaagaatacatCTCACatagaaaatgggagaaaacaaaagaagcatataaaacaggaaaaaaggagACTGATTAAagatatctattttaaaatacatgcaagtgggagagcccagaaataaacccacacacttacgGTcaataatctatgacaaaggcGGCAAAaacacacaatggagaaaagacagtctcttcaacacgtggtgttgggaaaactggacagctacatgtaaatcaatgaaattagaacactcccccacaccatatacaaaaataaacttaaaatggtttaaaaacctaaatataagacatgacaccctaaaactcctagaagggaacataggcaaaatattctgggacataaatcacagcagtattCTCTTAGaccagtctcccaaggcaaaagaaataaaagcaaaaataaacaaatgggacctagtcaaacttaaaaacttttgcacagcaaagaaaactatcaacagaacaaaaagaccgcttatgaaatggaagaaaatatttgcaaatgatgcaattgACAAGGGGTTagtattcaaaatattaaaacacgtcatacaactcaacatcaaaaaacaactcaacaaaaaaattggcagaagacctaaacagacatttctccaaagaagacatacagatggctagcaggcacatgctcaacattgctaattactagagaaatgcaaataaaaatcacaatgaggaTTTACCTCACataggtcagaatggccatcatcaaaaaatctacaagtaataagtgctggagagggtgtggagaaaagagagcccTACTATActcttgatgggaatgtaaattggtgcagccattgtggagAACATcctggaggttccttaaaaaactaaaaatggggacctccctgggggtccagtggttaagaccccaagtttccactgcagcgggcagagaggggtttgatccatggtgggaaactgagatcccacaggctgaAAAGCAACTAAACCTGCTCACTgaaactattgagtctgtgcacTTACAAAACAAGAATCCGgacaccacaatgaaagatcctttATGAGgcagtgaagatcctgtgtgcccccactaagacccaatgcaaccaaataaatattttttaaacaggtaAAGTAAAACAACTTATATACAACCTATAGGAGAAATACCTTAAGCTTGGCTGAACAACAGAGTAGCATCAtttatggggggtggggtgggggtgcctaAAAAATTCTCAATACTCAGGATGAATccaagattaattaattaattaaatcataATCCaagattaattatattaattaatcagaattaaattaattaaatttgagTGCAAGACCAAGTGTCAATATGTTTTAAACTCCTCAAGAGGTTACAATACACTGCGATGGCTGAGAATCATTCATCTAAAACAGAGACTCAAAATGGTTGGAAATAAGAGGGATGGGCAGAGATACATGAAGCAAATGTAAGTGAAAAGAAATCAAGGACCAGTCCCTTCATATCACATGAAGATGAATTCAAGGCAAAAAGCATTAATCGGGACACTGATGttcatttcaaaatgataaaGGCACCATCCCATCCTCCATAAAGTTGTAGGTGGCATGAACTTGTGAGCCAAATCACAGACTGTCTTAGGCTGATTCGCATGAAACTTTATAGGCCAATACTGATAGAATATTGGCAATTTCAATCtgatcagtaaaataaaatatgtctgtaatccatatatatatatatacacatatttatttatgactTACTAGCTGTGCagtaagttacttaacttctctgttctTTAGTTCCCTCATCTCTACCCTCACCTCAAAGTGGGGATAACAAGAGTGCCTACTCCATAGGGTTGTGAGGGTTAAAGCAATGGATATATgaaagtgcctgacacatagtaagggctcagtaaatgttttcaTTAATACCCTCCTTTGCCCAAACATGTCCCACTTGTTCGAATGGGTTGAGTCTTCCCTCTGGACTTTGGAGTTGTGATCTGGTGGCAGCAGTGGGCAGGGAGACTTGGGGCGCTTTGGAGGGACCCAGTAACTCATGCCAGGCGCGTTCCTGGGAATCCCACCCACTCTGTTCCTTTCACCCAAAGACCCATCACGTTCCCCAGGCCAGCACAGAGCAAGCAGGGACTGTCAGCACCTCCACAGTGTTGTTCTCCACCGAAGTCCTGGCCCTTTAGTTCATCCTGCCACTCATTCTGTCTCCTGCCCTGATCCTCATCACCTGGTCTCCTGGCTCCTATCCTTTGCCCCGACTCCTGGATGTAACCTCCCACCTCTTAGAATCAATGGCTGCTCCATCATGAACCTCCCAGAGTGGGGACAGATTTCTGCTTCTGGATTCTTCCTCgggttagaaaaaaataacaaaaccagcctgacccagcctcccagagtttgcattCCCAAGGTTTCCTCCTGCCTTTGGGAAGGTTGTGGTTTCACCTGCTCCTCTCTGGAGTTGATGACCACCAGGTGGGCATTCTCCAGCTGGCAGTACTTCTCAGCCTcgagccagggcttccctgagcgAGAGAACCAGTAGCAGCTGCCTTCATGGTCCACCCAGTTCACTGGGCAGCATTCTGTGCCTGAGGGGGTTGGAGGGACAGAGGGAGATGAGCTCCAGCTGGAGGGGACAGGCAGAGGGACTGGAGACGCACCCCCCCTAACCCCGCCCCACCACATCCCTACCGTTGCTCTGGAAGTGTGCCATCTGACAAGTCAGTGTGCGCAGATCCGTGGGGAAGTGCTTCAGATGGAGCAGCAAAGTGGCATGATCTAAGGGTCAGAGTGGTGGCAAGGGTGTGAGGCTCTGTGCATGGCCCACAGACCAGGACCCAAGCGTCTGGCTGGGGAGATACATCACTGGTACACACACGCACAGTCAAGAGAGAGTCTCTGACCTGCTTTCAAGTCTTGCTGCTGTTTTATCAGCTTGGCTTCCAGAAATTTCACCGTGTCACTGGCGAAGCCTCCTGCAACAGAGGAAAGCTAAACTGTCTCCCCTCCGCTCTGCCTCCCCAACATTTCTCCATCCTCATGCCACGGACGCATCAGtccaggccaccatcaccttgacCTGGGATGATGCATGCTCTGTTCTCTGGCCTCCCCAACCCCACCTGCTCTTCTCCTGGCTGCAGGGTGGTGTTCTGAAGCACAACCTGCTCAGACCTCTTGCCTGTTAAATCTTTCCCGTAGCTCCCTATGTTCTCAAAGTAAAGCCCCACAAGTTAGCACAGCTTGCCTGCATGGCCTGGCCTCTACCCACCTCTCTAgccacatcccacccctccagccaCACTGGAAATGTTGAGAGTCCAGGACATGCAGTGGTCTTCCTCACGTCCTGGTCATCAGACTCTGCTCTCTACCTGGTTCCCACCTCCATCCTCTACTCTAACCCTTACTCATCCTTCAGGGACCCTTGGCTCAGGAAGCAGCATTCTTGGAACCCTTGCCTGGCTTCTCAGGTTGGGTTATCTGCCCTAGTCTGTGCTTCCTTCCCAGTATCCTCCACTATTGCAcccagcatgcatgcatgtatgcttagtcactcagtcatgtccgactttttgcaatcccatggactgtagcctgccagggtcctcgatccttgggattctccaggcaagggtactggagtgggtagccatccccttctccaagggatcatcctgaaccagggatcgaacccagttctcatgtattgcaagcagactctttactgtctgagccaccaggaaagcacccAGCATGGAGCCCAACCAACCCTCACTGCTAAACCAACCCCTCGACCACCCAGCACATCCCAGTCCCTCCCCTCAGGGCTCGCCCACTCACCGTGGGAGCTGAGATTCAGGATGTCCTTCAGGGTGCTCGATGAGAAGTTGCTGAAAGTTTCCTGTAGGGTCTGCAGCTCCCCTTGCAGCTGTGCCCCTTGTCAGGAGACCAAACAGGACAAAGTGGATTGTGCTCTGTCCCACCTGACAGCCCTCatcactgtccatgggatggtCCCCTTCCCCGCCCCAGCACTGTCTCCTTACTGCCTCCATCTCTTCCCTATCGTGGCTCTCACCGGCCCCAGCACTGCCCGAATCCCCGCCCCCATCGCTGCCCCACCCCTGAGACCCTCACTTTGGGACCCTGTCACACAGATGGCCACCAGCAGCAGGACGTTGAAGACCAGGACAAGCAGACTGAGGTGGAACTTGGAGCAGAGACGCTGCAGCACAAGAGGCTGGGGAGGAAGCATCCCTGCAAGAGAAGGGGTGTCAGGACAAGGGGTGTTGGAGGCAGGGGGCCAGAGAGCCAACCTCATGGAGCATCAGAGGAGCAGAGTCTGAGGAAGTACAGCCCTGCGGGGCGAGGCCAGGCGGAGAAAGTAGATTCCGAGATGAAAAACACTGGATAAAATTAATAGATGAGACATGCATACATCTCAATGAACTTAGAGGCATAGCAACAACAACTGTATAAAAAGAAAcgccaggaaagaaaagaatcccACACTCCCCCATAAAATAGAAAGAGCACCAATGAGCTGTGGGATCACTAATATATGCATAATTGATGGAAAGGGGAGCTAGAGAGGCAGAAAGAAATTTGTTTTGAGGAAACAATAGCCAGGGTATCTCCAAATCTTCTGAAAACTCTAGGCCTATAAAAGGCTGGGGAGAGTGGAAGCTGCTCCCAGGTAAGCAGGTGCCAGCTGTCAACCCACTTGCAGGCGGCAGAGGCTGCTAGAGGCTGGCTGATGGTTGCACCCCTCAGGCACACTCTGCCAGGCTGTCCACCCTGCCTCTTTCAAGCGAGCCCCCTGTCCCGTGAAATCcaaaaccactggactgctgatgggaatctaggttgcttccatgtcctggctattataaacagtgctgcgatgaacattggggtgcacgtgtctctttcagatctggtttcctcggtgtgtatgcccaggagtgggattgctgggtcatatggcagttctatttccagttttttaaggaatctccacactgttctccatagtggctgtactagtttgcattcccaccaacagtgtaagagggttcccttttctccacaccctctccagcatttattgcttgtagacttttggatagcagccattctgactggcgtgtaatggtacctcattgtggttttgatttgcatttctctgataatgagtgatgttgagcatcttttcatgtgtttgttagccatctgtatcagcagacgaatggataaggaagctatggtacatatacacaatggaatattactcagccattaaaaaaatacatttgaatcagttctaatgagatggataaaactggagcccattatacagagcaaagtaagccagaaagataaacaccaatacagtatactaacacatatatatggaacttagaaagatggtaacgataaccctatatgcaagacagaaaaagagatacagatatatagaacagacttttggactctatgggagaaggcgagggtgggatgatctgagagaacagcatcgaaacatgtatattatcaagtgtgaaacagatctccagcccaggttgaatacatgagacaagtgctcggggctggtgcactgggatgacccagagggatgggatggggagggatgtgggagggggcttcaggatggggaacacatgtaaatccatggctgattcatgtcaatgtatgacaaaaaccactacaatattgtaaagtaattagcctccaactaataaaaataaatgaagaaaaacaaaaccactggaCTCTCTCCAAGCCTCCTGCTGAAACATGAATCCTCTCATTCTCAGAAGATCCAACAATATCCAAAGTTACTTTTGAGGGTTTACTACCTACAGGGCAGCTGGTGGGACCCAAAGGGGCAGAGGGGTATAGGTGGGTGTGGCCTCTGCCCCACGCAGCCTGTTGAAAAGACTTGTGAACCTGCTACCGGGGAAAGGAGAAGCCCGGTGGGACAGCAGTTTTCTGCCCTGCCCAGCTCCCACCCTCAGCTGCAACAGCGGCAGTTCTTCCAGCCTCAGGCAGGAGGGggtccctcctcccagcccaggctAACCAGTCCCCCTCCTTGAGCTTCTACCCCCACCCTCCTGGTCTCCACAAAGCTTCACTCCATCACCAGCACCCATACCTGgcaccccctcccacatcccGGCTCCCGCCCTTCATCTTGGAAATGGCTCCGCTCTTTCTCGCCTGAAAACCTTCTCCTAGACACTTGGGGACTTCAGTCAAGGTTTGCTAGATAAGGATCCAGTCAGGGAGCTTGGAGGGGAGTGGGGATCTTCCAGAATTTCTCTGTGCCCTTTCCCTCCAACACacacccttcccctcccccctaccACACACAGCACATACTGGTCAGgttggaaggaagaggggagacCCCTTTCCTGGGGTCCTGGGGGTGGAGAAGGGGGTGAGGTCAGGGGACAGTCCCTGGTCACAGGGTGAATGTGGCAAAGGCCTCGGAGGGACAGAGAGTGACCGGGAGCTATACTAGGGTGGAGCAGAGCCCCAGATACAAGACACTTGCCTTTCCAGAATGGTCCTTCTCTCCTGGGGCTGTACCCACGAGTGCCTGGGCCCTCGTCTCTGCCGAGCTGGTGGTCGTTCTCCTCGGAGTCCAGCTGCTGGATGTCCTGGAAGTCCCTGGCCATGCTGGGTTTTGGGTGTGGCTAGATCCCGCCTGGGCTCGGGGCTGCTTCAGGGCTGGGACTGAGTTGGGGCTGATGCTCCTGCTAAGATGCTAAGTGAGGTGGAGGCTGAGGGATATAGGCTCAGAGTGGGTCTAGGCGATGGCTTGGGTTGGATCTGAGGTTGGAGGGGAGATGAAAGCTGAAATACCGCTGGGTCCCATCCCCTCTCAGGAGACCGCTTAGGCCTCGAGCCTCCCCTCCACACGTGCCAATCACCTCACAGCTTCCCATCGACCGCCCCCCCACGGTCTCTGAACCAGGGTCTGTCTAATCCCAGACATCCCCAGGCCCGCCTGCCTCCCCAGTGACCTCGGTTTACCTGTTCAAGGTCTAGAGGGCCGCCCAGGCCCCAGGACGCAGGACGGCTTGAACCAGGAGAACTGGGGGCCAGGCGGtgctggaggagaggagggaaggggtgaGCACTAGTTCAGGCGAGGGCCCTGAACCCGTGTGTCTGAGCGTCCAAGCGCTTCTAACTTGGCATCTCCCTGGGACTTTGGACAGTAAACAGAGTGGAAACTGAGTTGGAAACTCAGTCAATATgtggtgggggcag includes:
- the ASGR2 gene encoding asialoglycoprotein receptor 2 encodes the protein MARDFQDIQQLDSEENDHQLGRDEGPGTRGYSPRREGPFWKGMLPPQPLVLQRLCSKFHLSLLVLVFNVLLLVAICVTGSQRAQLQGELQTLQETFSNFSSSTLKDILNLSSHGGFASDTVKFLEAKLIKQQQDLKADHATLLLHLKHFPTDLRTLTCQMAHFQSNGTECCPVNWVDHEGSCYWFSRSGKPWLEAEKYCQLENAHLVVINSREEQKFIVQHTNPFRAWIGLTDSDGFWKWVDDTDYRHSYKNWAASQPDDWRGHELGGSEDCAEIQRDGRWNDDFCQQVKRWVCEMKQNITV